TTTCAATAGCCACGGCCTGAGTGGGTGTCGCATCGCTTGAATAGGCTATTGCCACGCTGTAGTCTCCACAGTGGACGACAGCAAACGAACTCCCTGTTTCGATCAGGGCTACCGCAGCAAATTCTGGAACTAGAGGTGAGATTTCATCAAAGCCTGTGATTCCAGAACGTTTCAACAATTCGCGAGGAGCAGCGTAGCAAAAGACGCTCTTGCGTGATGGATGAGCGATCCATCCCCAGGTTAACTGTTCAATGGGGAAGGGTGCTGTGTTCTCAATTTCGAGCTCGATGAGGCCGGTGATTTCCTCATCTGAAATGCCGTCAGGCAGGGCAATCCATTCTAAGAAAAATAAGCCAGCATCGATCGAGGCTGGTTGCTCCATCAATGGCGAATCATCGGCATCGGGATTTATCTGATTGAGATCTTCTGGCATGAAGGAAAAGCAGAGATAAAGGGATTAGGTATCTAGGCTGTCACTCAAAATTGTTGGTTTTCGCGGACCGCCAAGACCTTGAAAGGCAGGGAAATATTACCATCTGGGGTAGGGATTGAGTCGGTTTCTTTGACGTTGACGAGCGCATTTAGAGTAGACCCGACATCGCCACGACTCACTGCAACTTCGATTTGAATGACTGCGACTTCGTCGGTGGTTAGGTTGCGAAAGAGCTCACTATCGGGAACCGGACTCTGCTGTGCATCGGCAAGCGACAGATCGTCGGTGGTATTGAGCTCGCCATCAGGTCCGGACATATAATCGAACAGGCCCGATAGGTTGGTATTATCCATCGCTGCAATCGCTTCGAGTAGGAATCTGTCGGCTGTATGGATATTAATTTTGCCTGAGTGATGCAGGGTCGTGTGCTGGAGTAATTGGTCGTAAAGCCCGTTTGGAGTGCCGTTTTCGTCAAAGAATGTCTCATCGAAGCCATCGATCAGAGCTAACTCGGATAGATCGCGAATAGGTCGGTTGGCAGCACGGTAGGCAGGGTCGCGACGCTCATACTCATCATCTTCCGCTCCAAAATTACGTTCTAGGTCGTCCGCATCGATCCAGTCGAGTAGCTTATCCGCCAGTTCCTCTGCCTCAGTTTGTGGCAATTCCATGTGTTTTAGTAGTGCGATAAACAGCTGTGGGTCTTGGCTGTTAAGAGGGATCTTACCGGTTTCATCAGTAACGCGCGCACGAACACGATAACTTCCTGAGGGTTGATAATCGGCTCTTGCGATAAGATTGTGCCAGCCCTGTTGTGGGCCGGTTATTGTGCCGTCGAGCTCCTTGTATTCTGCCAAGACTGCCAAAGCTGCTTGGAGGCCGGAGTATCCTTCGCGTTTCAGGTCCACACGGTAGTCATGGAGGCCGCGATACGCGATGTCGCTGACGATCCGCTCGATGATGACAAAGCTCATGATCGAAGCCACGAGTATGAAACCCAGGACAGCCACGAGGATGGATCCTGAAGATGTTCGTCTCGTAGCTGAGGCGCGACTACAACGATTCTGCCCGGTCGAGATTGTTATCATGGGAGCAAGGGGTGTTGATTTCTCGCGGGTAGCGGTATGCGAATGCTCTTTAGCGATTCATCCAACATTTTGAACGAGAACACAATATAATCGGGGAGCACAGGTTGGCCCCCATCGTTTTCTTCGGGTTCTGGCTGTCGCTCCCAACGTTCTTCATCGGTTATGAACGTGAGGTATTCGACCTTCTCCAGGAAGTCGGACAGGCGAAATTTCAAAAACCCAGGGTCTGCGGATGTAATTTCATCTGCTGGTAACAAATCGGGTCGCCAGTAAAGGTCGAACTCACGCGGATCACGTAAGTCGAGGTAACAGTCAATCCCTGCAGGATAGGTCGATCCGTAGTTAAGCAGCGGAGTAGGCTGGCTGAGATAAAAACGTAGGAACCGGCGTTCGTTCTCGTTCTGGCCTGGTAGTGCGGTCCATGCGATAGACTGGTTCTCTCTTGCTGATTCAGCTTCGGTAAGCGACTGCCGCAAGAAACTGCGCACACCGGCGACATGTTCGTCTCGGGCATTGAGGAAAGTCTCGCGCGCATAGAGCTGACCCATTGAAACCGTGAAGGCTGATAAAGCTGCAAGGATCATCGCCGAGATCGCTATGGCGAGTAGCACTTCGATGAAGGTGAAGCCCGGCTGTGGAATAGAAGTCCTTGATCGCACACCTTTGACCTGGGTATGAACAGGCGGCTGAGTTTCGCAGTTGAGTGCTTGAACTGTTCCCGGGGAATTTCGCATTTAACGAAAACTGAAACGCTCGGCTTCGCGTGCTTCCTTCTTTTCAGTGAGGAGTGATGCTCGATCTATGGCCTCCATCCAGCCACTGCGTTGGAGATAGAAGGTGAAGCTGTCCTCAAATTCGGGTCGTTCTTCCGTCCTGGGAAGCGCGACTTGGAAGCGGACCTTGAAGAGGTCTAGGGTCCGTGTGTCTTCGATTTCTGCACTCCAAACAGCGTCGGTGTCATCGGGCAGGCGGACATTACCTCCATCAATAAATTGCTCTCGATCCGTGACTAGCAATGCTTGGCGCAGTGTGAATTCTATGTCGCTATAGAGGATGTCGGCTGATTCAAGGGATTTGACCGCGACGACGCTGTTTACCAAGGCCTGGGCGAGCGCTGCGATGGCAATGCCAAGGATCGCCAGAGCGAGCAATACTTCGAAAAGGGAAAAGCCGACAGTGCGCATGATTAGTTCGGCAGAGGCTCTTTGGGTAGGGCGGAAAATGCATCTATCTCAATTGTGAGATCGATGTCGCCGTCGAGTATGCGCGCGGAGAAAGGGGCGCTGACTCGCTGTGGGCTGAATGCGATACGGTTGAATACGGTTTCGCCGAAATCGAGACGCACTGGGAAGCTTCCGATTGTCTCTGCTGCGCGCTTCTGAAAAATAATCTGTAGGTTGTCCCTATCTGCTGAGATGGGACGGTCGAGCGCAACTACGTCCAAGCTGCTTCCCGATTTATTCTCAATGATGAATGCCTGCTCAGTGGCGTCATAACGAAGATAAGTCCAATCCCGTTGTTTGATGGCTGCGAGACGCGCGGACTTAACAGCTCGGATGAGGAGCTTTTCTGGAGGCTCGCTTTCCCAGTCGGCATCGAAAGTACTAAAACTCATCAGTGTCAACGCGATAGCGATGCCCACCAGCGCGAAGACCAGCAGAATCTCAACGAGAGTAAAGCCGCGTGGCATAGCCAAGATTCTGTAGGGAGCTATTCGGTGCTCCAGTTGCCTATATCGTCAGCTGTGCCTGACTTACCATCGGCTCCCATGGACCAGACATCGTAGCTGCGAGCATTTTGCTTTCCTGGAAAGGCGTATTGGTAGGGGTTGCCAAATGGGTCTTCAGGAATTTTGTCGAGATAGGGACCGCGCCAACGGCCTTCTTTTCCTGATGGGGCTGTTACCAAAGCCTTTAGGCCGTCTTCCGTGCTGGGATAATTTCCGATATCCTTGTTATAACGCACAAGCGGCACAGAGACTGTGGCATCCACCCATATTTTGGCTCCATCTTCTTTACTGGTTCCCAAGATGTTACCGGTGTTTTGGAGCAATACACCGAGAAGGATTCCGATGAGAGCGAGGACCAAAACGATTTCTACGAGAGTGAAGCCGCGCTTTCTGTTAAATTTTAAATGAGAGGAATTTAAGGAGTTCATGGGGAAATTTTTGGGCGAATTAATTCGCAGTCCAGAAGCGAAGTGATTGGAGAAGAAACGTCTCGAGTGCGGTTGTTTCCTTTAAATTCACTTCGAGCAACCCAGTCGCGTGCTCAAGGGCGGACACTGAGCGGTGGAGAGCGGTCATTTTTTGAGGATAAGTATCCAGTAGGCTGTAGCCAGTTGTGCGGGTTTGGATCTCGATTTCTTTCAAGAGTTTCTGACGCAGGGCCTTGTGTGTGCCGGTTTCCATAGCAGCAAGTTGCTCGGAGGTGAGGGTGTCTGTATCCAATTGGTCCTCTTGTTGTTGCCAAGCTGTGCTAGCCAGAGAGCTGAGGATGCCCTCAAACTGATAAACTAGACTATAAACGCCCAGAGTGGCTCGGGTGACCGCATCGTTATCGCGGGCATTGAGCTCGACGACGCCTTGGATCCAATTGCCATATTGCTCTAACCAGTGCTGCCATTCCTCAGAATTTACAGCCGGTTCTTGAGTGGGAACACGGAAGAACTGGCATCTACTTCGTATGGTGTCTAACAAATCGTAGGGGCGCACACTCAGGAGAAAGATGTAGGTGCCTGCCGGGGGCTCTTCGAGGGTCTTCAGAAAAGCGTTAGCACTCGACGTGTGCATGCGCTCTGCCTCGTAAACAAGGGCCACTTTCGCTCCTCCTTGGTTGGATGAATGTTGCAGGTTGCGGATCAGTTCGCGTGTGTCTGCGGCATTAATTTGTCGCATTTTGTTTGCGGCACGCAGTGTGAAGCAGTCGGGATGATCGAGAGCAGTTTGCCCAGGATTTCCACCGAGAAGATCGTGCGCCACCGTAAGGGCAGTAGCCTCGAGTGTCTGCAGGCTCTCTCCATAGAGTAGTAGTGCCTGTCCGAGGCGTTGCGAAGCTCGCGCGCGGTCTAATACCTTGAACGCGCGAGAATCTTCAATCTTGAGAGGCAAAGCGTTGGCAGATTTCATCCCAGATCGCAGCTTCGACTGCGTCTTCACCCATCGTGCCGTCGAAAACAACAAAGCGCTCAGGTATTTCTTTGGATAGCACCAGATAGCCTTCGCGGACTAGCTTGTAGAATTCGATACTTTCTTCCTCCATGCGGTCTGGCATGTCGGTTTTCCGCGTCCGGACTCGGCGGATACTTACTTCTGGCGGGACGTCTAGGATGATGGTTAGGTCCGGAACGATACTGCCCACAGCAAATTCATTGATTACCTTTACCGGATCCTCAGAAAGCTGCCGTGCCACTCCCTGATACACTGTGGTCGAGTCGAGAAAGCGGTCACTCAGAATCGTTTTTCCGTCCTCAAGGGCGGGGAGAATTGTTTCGCGGACGAGTTGGGCGCGTGCTGCTGCGAACAAAAGAAGCTCAGTTTCCGAGCACATGTTGCGTCCGATAACGCTGTGTTTGAGGAGGTGGCGGATCTCCTCTCCGATCTCCGTGCCGCCTGGCTCTCGGGTGACGATCGTTTCCTCTCCAGACTTCTCAAAGAGCCTGGCTATCCGACTAATTTGGGTCGATTTTCCGGAGCCTTCGGCGCCCTCGAACGATATGAATATTCCGCGTGATGCTGAGTCTTCGATTTCAGTAGACATGTGTTCGGAGATGTATCCTGAGGAGGAAAGGATGTAAAGGAGAAGGTCGATAAACCCAGAGCTAATTGAATTATGCCGATTTGGCACCTAGGCTTTCGCTGTCATTGATGAGTAGATACAAAAACACCCCCGGATTTTTTCCAGAGGTGTTGCTATAAAAGTAAGTGGATTTGTTTATTTAGTAGGTGCTACCAGGACCAAAACCAGGTCCGCGATTCTCGAAGTCTGCGGGACGGCTCCACGGTATAAGTGAATCGTCTTCAGAGGCGTCGAAGCATCCTGTGAACCCCAGGATCGATAGAGCAGCCAGAGCAATAAGCACAATTTTGGTAAGATTTTTCCGCATTATCTTTGGACTAAGACTGAATCGCCGCTGCGCAAGCTATTTGGGATCCCAACATCGGGTAAAATCTTAGCGACCGTGAAATCTGGGGTCACGTTCGAAACGATAATACGAGCTAATGTATAGCCTGCTTTTGTAAGTGTGTAGGTTTCCGAGTCTTGGATTCCCGATCCAATCCCGGTGTTCAGCACAATAAACCCAGACGTGGTATCAATCTTTGCAATTTCTGATGCGACACCATCTGGGGACAAATTCATAGGGTCTCCGAGGTTGTTCCCTGCAAGGATGGTCTCAGATTGTCCCGAGACTGCTAGTTTTGTCCGGAGAGTGGTGATCGTAGCTTCCAACTCACTGATTTTTGACTGATACTCCGCGATTTCGGCTGCACTCGCTGAGTCAACTTGTTGCACCTCCCTTTGAGGGGCGCGCTTGAGTAGCTCTTGACGCAGGCGTTCGGTCTCTTGCTTGAGAGTCGTCACGGTCTGAGCATTCGACTGAACCATGGTAGCCCGCTCATTAGCAAGTGTCCGCGTCTCCAGCAGTTCACGTTGGATCTTGGTATTCTGCGACTTCGCGTCAGCTAATTCTGCCCGCACGTTTTTGAGCAGTTGCTCATTCTTGCGTGCCTCAGCCACCGACACATTGAGATCACTTTTGACCGTGTCTAACTCTGTCGATACCTGTGCCAACTGATTGTCGAGCACAACCAATTTATCCTTGTTGATAAGGTGAACTGTAGCGGCGCCACCGGCAGCTAAAATAGCAACGACGGTGAATATCGTGGATAATACTTTCATGGGGTAGAATTCGATGGGAAGAGGGTATGTTTTACCGTTTTCTGTAAAACTTCGTGTCTTGAGGAGATTTATTTTTCGCGTCTGTTACCCCACTATACGGATTTTGTGCTAATCTGTTCAATATTTTGAAAATAATTTCACAATTATCTGTAAGGTCGGCTGATTTGGCTATTTCCTCTGCTGGAATGGCCTCATCCTTTGATATCGGGAGATGTTTCATAACGTTTTGTTGAATATCGAGGACCGATGCGGCTGCTTTTTTGCCGGCTTCTACACCTGGTTGGTGGTAAGCATTAATGTTTACGAACGATGCATAATATCCTACAGCCCGTTCAAATAGGGCAATTAGCATGCCCACAGTAAAGGCATTCACCTCCGTAATGGTGAGCGTGATAGACTGACGGCCGGTTTCATAGAGTGCGTCACGTGTGCCCAAAAGAAAACCATGGAGATAGTCTCCGGATCGGATGCCAGGGTCTACTTCGATGCTCTCACCCGCGCGGTCTTTCAAAACTTCGATGAACACGGCGTAGAAATTGGCAACGCCTTCCCTGAGCTGTTGAACGTAGGCATGCTGGTCCGTTGAGCCTTTATTGCCATAGACTGCGATCCCCTGGTTAACGACGTTACCGTCCAGGTCCTTCTCCTTGCCAAGTGACTCCATAACCAATTGCTGGAGGTATTTGGAAAAGAGCATGAGGCGATCCTTATACGGGAGAATCACCATGTCTTTGGCACCCTTGCCATCTGTGGCGTGATACCACATCGCAGCCATCAGGCCAGCCGGGTTGTCGGTGAGCTCAGGGGTGCGTGTTACGGTGTCCATCGCTTGTGCACCATCGAGAAGGCCGTCGATATCGACACCCTGCAACGCTGCTGGAATGAGTCCAACAGGCCCGAGTTCTGACGTGCGGCCACCGACCCAGTCCCACATCGGGAAGCGCTCGATCCATCCTTCAGACTCGGCTACATTGTCGAGCTTTGAACCGGTGCCAGTAATAGCGATGGCATGCTTAGAAAAATCCAACCCGGCGGCAGTATACGCAGCCTGCGCTTCAAGCATGCCATTGCGCGTTTCCGGAGTGCCTCCAGACTTCGATATAACCAAAGAGAGGGTATTGCCCAGTTTTCCCTGGAGGCGCGAAAGCGTTAGATCTATGCCGTCAGGATCTGTGTTATCGAAGAAATACACGCCTAACTTATCGGTTGCTGGGTGACCGAGAGCTTGTTCGACGAACTGTGGCCCGAGAGCCGATCCTCCAATTCCTATAACGAGAATTTGAGCAAAGGGTCCTGCAGAACCAGATAAGTCTCCAGAGTGGACACGCGCTGCGAGATCTTTGATGCGCTCGAGGGTCGAGGTAATGTCATTTGCAGTCTCGTTATCTGGCGCGAGTGCAGCATCGCGGAGCCAGTAATGGCCGACTTGACGGCCTTCATCAGGATTAGCGATGGCGCCCTTTTCGAGTGCGGACATGTCGGCTATTGCCTTCTTCCAGAGAGGTTCAATTTGCTGGAAGAAGCCATCCGGGTAGTCCATCCGAGACGTGTCGATGGCGAAATCGAGTTTGCTGTTGTAGTGATACTCCTTTTGGAAGCGTTCCCAGGTCATGTTCTAGTTGGGTTGGTTTTGATCTGTGTCAGTTGGATTTTGGGATCGGCTGTGGAGTTCCGAGAAAGTGGCTTTTATAAATGCTTGTCGGTTACAGCACCTTCTGATGCCGAGGCGACTGTCTTGGCATATTTCGCCAAAATGCCTCGCTTTTCAGGGCTGCCCTTACCGGTGTAGGCGTCCATGCGTGCTATGTACTCCTCGTCAGAGATAAGCAGAGAAATCGTGTTTTTGACGGCGTCGATTTCAATGGTGTCGCCGCTTTTCACGATTCCGATGGGACCTCCGTTGGCGGCCTCTGGTGTGATGTGGCCAACGTCGAAGCCATGACTGCCTCCGGAGAAGCGCCCATCGGTAATGAGCGCAACTTCTTTGATAAGGCCTCGTCCAGCGACAGCACTGGTGGGGGAGAGCATTTCTCGCATTCCGGGGCCACCGACGGGTCCTTCATTGCGGATGACGACGACATCACCAGAAACAACATCGCCACGTAAGATGCCATGCAGAGCATCTTCCTCACCCTCGTAAACCTTTGCAGTGCCTTTGAAGTAGAGTCCTTCTTTGCCAGTAATCTTACCGACGGCTCCAGTGGGGGCGAGGTTGCCAGACAAAATCCTTAGGTGTGAACTCGACTTAATTGGTTTCTCAAACGGATGTACCATGTCCTGCTCTGACGGAAATGTAGGGTAAGGCTGCACATCGGCTAGGGACTCAGCGAGTGTTTGTCCGGTGCAGGTGAGACAGTCTCCGTGAAGCAATCCACGATCGAGTAAGTCTTTCATCAACGGGCGGATGCCTCCAATGCGGATGAGGTGGCTCATGTTGTAGCGACCAAAGGGCTTTACGTCACACATGAGTGGTATGCGTTCACCAATCTCTTTAAACGCATCAATGGTGATGTCGACTTCTGCAGCATGAGCAATGGCCAGTAGGTGGAGGACGATATTTGTTGAACCACCCAATGCGATGCCGACGGTAATGGCGTTCTCAAAGGCTTTCTTCGTGAGAATATCGCGTGGGCGGATGCCTTTCTCGATCTGAGCTACGACCGCTGCACCCGCTTTTTCGCAGTCGGCGCGTTTGTCTTTAGAGACGGCAAGCTGCGCGCTGCTACCGGGTAGGGACATGCCCAGTGCTTCGATGGTGCTCGCCATGGAGTTTGCTGTATACATGCCCCCGCAGGATCCAGCTCCAGGGATGCAGTTTTCTTCTACTTCTTTGAGTTCAGCGTCGTCGATGTCGCCGCGTGCATGCTGACCGACAGCCTCGAAAATCGATACGATATCGACGGCCTTTTCTTTGTGGAATCCCGGTAGGATTGTCCCGCCATAGACAAAAACCGAAGGTCGATTGAGCCGGGCAATAGCGATCATGCAGCCGGGCATGTTTTTGTCACAACCGCCAATCGCCACCAACCCGTCAAACCCTTCAGCGGCCACGACGGTCTCGATTGAATCGGCAATCACTTCTCGAGAAACCAAGCTGTAGCGCATGCCCTTCGTTCCCATCGAGATACCATCACTCACCGTGATCGTTCCGAAAGTAATGGGTTTCCCGCCGCCTGCCTCAATGCCAGTTCGGGCGTGCTCGGCTAAATCTTTGATGTGCATATTGCACGGAGTGAGGTCGCTCCATGTGCTTGCGACGGCTACTTGAGGTTTTTTAAAGTCTTCGTCGGTAAAACCAGTCGCGCGGAGCATTGAACGAGCAGGGGCTCGATCGTTACCATCAACGACAATTGAAGAATAGGGGCGCTTGGGATCTGTGGTACTCACGTTACTTATTCGTAGCTTGGGTTTTTCAGCGAAATCCTTGAGAACAATGGGAAGATAATGTAGCGACAATATTTAATTATGGATTTTAACATCCAGAATCTGCTTCAGGCCCTGCTCTTGTCTACCTCGGAGTCTCTTTCCGTAGACCGTATTCAACGCGTGCTCGCGCGATACCATGAAGAGCGCGCGGAGGATGCTGAACAAATTGATGATGACTCTCCTCAGGTGCCAACGATGCTGACTGGAGCCCAGGTCAGGGAGACGATTGATGCGATCCGGGCTAAGTATTTAGAAGATGGTTCTGTTTTTCGTGTTATCGAGGGTCCCGAAGGCTATCGCTTTGCCGTTGCTCCAGACTATAGCGAGTGGATACGTCTATTGCGTGATCAACCCCGGCCTCTGAAGCTGAGCCCCGCCGCGATGGAAACATTGGCGATCATTGCGTATCGTCAGCCGGTGACGCGCTCTGAAATGGAGACCATCCGGGGTGTATCGATCGACAGTGCTTTGCACCGGCTTTTGGACCTGGAGTTAATCCTTGCAGTTGGGCGAGCCGAGCTTCCTGGACGACCCATCCAATATGGAACGACGCCTAAATTCCTCGAATTCACCGGGATCAAGTCTTTGGAGGAGTTGCCCGCGAGTGATGTGGTGTCACCCGGTCAACTTAACGAATGGATCCGCGCTGCGCAGAATCCGGAAAAGGTGACGGATAACGACGTGGGTTTAGGAATTTAGATCTTTAAGTTGATTTTGAAAGCCTTGAGGGCCTCGCGATAAATTGGAGCAGCAGCTTTGTTTGGCGAGATTCCGATTGCATGATTTGACTGGAAAAAGCTGTCTTGAAGGCCCTGGAGCGCGTATCCAGTCGCGACAGCTGCGCGAAGGGCAGCCCCGAGGGCGACAGAGCTGGTGATTTGAAGATGCTCGACGCGCGCTTGAAAGACATCGGCGGCTACCTGTGCGATCGTCTCATTTGCGCCGGCTCCCCCAGTGAGGTGGAGTGTGTCCAGATTGAAGTTTCATATTAAGAAACTGCCCTTCAACGCAGGCGCGGACGTCGGCTGTAGGGTTTTCCGCGTTTTGGAAAGATGTGTCGCCGCCAAAGCGGGTGGGGCCTGAGGCATTCCGCCGTGGGCTGATCTCTGGTCCAAAGAATGGAAGCATGCCACAGCTGTTGTTTCCGACGGGCGTATCCTCTAAGGCTGCAGAAAAACTGTCCCAGTCTAATGCCAGGATCCCCCTTGTTGCCTGCATTCCGTTGCGGGTTACCGAGAATGGGAAAATGCGTGAGAACACATAAATAATGTGCCCCAAGTCTGCGCTCATGCGACTCGGTTAATTAAACGGCCAAAAATTGAACCAGCCGTCTCCATCCTCTCGGCGTTCAATAGCACGCCGCCGCTCGGTTTCTAAGTAATCACGCAGTCGTTCTGTTGCTTCGCCCCGCAGCTCAACGTATTTGTCGAGTTTTTCAAGATCGTGAGGGATGAGTGGGAACAGCTTGTAGGGAGTGCCATCCAAAGCCTGTTCAGGCTTAAAGATGGATATCACAAAGCGGTTATCTACTGGGCGCACGACAGCCCTTAGCGAATCCTCCCAGGTAATATAGGCTAAGTCTCCACGCACGCGCCATGAGCCATCCATGCCCCCCTCGCGGTCGGAATCGATGTCTTGGAACATACCAAAATCGATAGTTTCTTTGTTGGAACCATCTGGAGAGCGAACGTCCCATTTTCCGCGGAAAAATCCTCGAGCGTTACTGCGTTTGCGAAATACTCCGACTGAAGTTGAATAATCACTTTTAGTCTGCTCATAACGGGTCAGCCAGGGCCCAGAGGCTGTGCGGTCGATGCGGCGCGCCAAACCGGTCACGCCAGAGGAGTCACTGTTTAAATCCTCATCGGGTTGGAAAAATACGGACTCATAGCGGTCAGGGAATTCACGAATAATGGAGTAGTGCCCCGAATCCCAAGTTATGTGGAGCTCGTCACCTCTTTTTTGCCAGAGCCCACGCAGGCCTTTGGAGCTTTTAAAAGAGCCGAAATAAGATGCAGCCGCGTTGCGATTATCCTCAATGACCAATTTGAAGAAAGGCGAGCCATCGGCATCGGTAATTTCCCAGTTTCCAAAAAATCCTTCAGCTTCAGTGAGTGTCGTGAAGCGTCGGCGGGCCTCGTCTGGAGGCAGGGTCCATTTACCCACCTCTGATGGAGGCACGAGGACAAGTGTGCCTGAGAGGGGAACTTCCGAGGGGCGATCCCAATTGACCATAAAAGCGTTGATGCCGCGCGAAATTGTGAACCGATCTCCGTGCAACGATTGTATCGTAACTTCGCTCGTGGTGGTATTGAGCGACCAGGAGGCATTGTGGACCTGGCTCGTTTTATCTAAATTTGAAAAGTAAGAAGCGGCGCCCTTATCTTTTAAAATGATGTAAGCGCGGACATCGCCTGAGAATTCAGCTTTCCAAGTTCCTTCATAGGTACTGGTGCTGCTCTGTGCGTTGATTGTCTGTAGGGCAAGGACCCAGGTCAGTAGAAGGGAGGTCCGAAGGATTTGTGAAGGCGTCATCATCAAAAAAATAACAGTAGGAAATAACTGTCAGGATAACAGGTGCAAGTTTAGAGGATCAGATGAATCGGTAGGATGAGCGGGTGAGAGGTGAGAAAAATCTAGAGCAGAAACACTGATTGCTCCGCGCCGTATGCAGGCGATATCAGAGTCTTCTGGTAAATCTTCCTTGTCGCGTGTGCTGAAATGGAACGAAGCATGGCCATCAGCATCGACCTTAAAAAACGAAAACGGTTTCACAGCAGCGGGCTGGGTGTAGCGAAACGGTGAATCTTGGTGAGTAAATTCGGGAAAATTCACGTTCCACACTCGACCAAAACATGGGCCCGCTTCCATAGCGGATTCGATCAGTCGTGGGATGTATCCACGGTCTATCTCTATGCCTGCGATCACATCTGAGTCTTCAATGCGGTGTGACTCTGTTATAGAGTGATACGAAGCCTCGGGCAGCAATTTGCTGAAGGCAATGGATGGAATCGAATGGAAGGCACCCTCAAGAGCTCCTGCGACAGTACCCGAACTATAAATGAACGTCGAGGTCGCGTTATACCCAATGTTTATGCCTGAAAGCACGATGTCGGGTTTCTGTGGCAGGAGATTGTGGATGCCAATATTCGCGCAATCTGAAGGCGTGCCTGAAATCGTCCATGTTGGGACATTGAATTTGTCTATACGCTTTACCTCAATCCCATGATGCCGCGAGAATGCCCGCCCGATCCAGCTCTGTTCACTAGCCGGGACCACTACGTAAACATCACATATTGTCGAAGCCATTTCAACGAGAGGCGTAAGCAACGGAGAGACGATGCTATCGTCGTTTGTAACAAGTGCGATGGGGCGTGTCATATGCGATTATATAAAAACAGGGGATGGTGGTATCCATCCCCTGTGCGTCATTTTAATAATCTGTTGCTTATACGCTTTTACCTTCTTCGGCTGCCTCGGCTTCTGCCATGGCTGCCTTACGGCTCAGCTTTACGCGACCCTTGTCGTCAATGCCGATGCATTTGACTACGATCTCGTCGCCTAGGCGACACACATCCTCTGTCTTGCGGACTCGAAAATCTGCCAGCTCTGAGATGTGCACCAAGCCTTCTTTGCCAGGTAGGCATTCGACGAATGCTCCGAAGTCTTTGACCGAGCGGACAACGCCACGGTAGGTCTTGCCCACCTCGATCTCGCCTGTTGAGAGATTGATC
The nucleotide sequence above comes from Opitutales bacterium. Encoded proteins:
- a CDS encoding glucose-6-phosphate isomerase, which encodes MTWERFQKEYHYNSKLDFAIDTSRMDYPDGFFQQIEPLWKKAIADMSALEKGAIANPDEGRQVGHYWLRDAALAPDNETANDITSTLERIKDLAARVHSGDLSGSAGPFAQILVIGIGGSALGPQFVEQALGHPATDKLGVYFFDNTDPDGIDLTLSRLQGKLGNTLSLVISKSGGTPETRNGMLEAQAAYTAAGLDFSKHAIAITGTGSKLDNVAESEGWIERFPMWDWVGGRTSELGPVGLIPAALQGVDIDGLLDGAQAMDTVTRTPELTDNPAGLMAAMWYHATDGKGAKDMVILPYKDRLMLFSKYLQQLVMESLGKEKDLDGNVVNQGIAVYGNKGSTDQHAYVQQLREGVANFYAVFIEVLKDRAGESIEVDPGIRSGDYLHGFLLGTRDALYETGRQSITLTITEVNAFTVGMLIALFERAVGYYASFVNINAYHQPGVEAGKKAAASVLDIQQNVMKHLPISKDEAIPAEEIAKSADLTDNCEIIFKILNRLAQNPYSGVTDAKNKSPQDTKFYRKR
- the ilvD gene encoding dihydroxy-acid dehydratase, with product MSNVSTTDPKRPYSSIVVDGNDRAPARSMLRATGFTDEDFKKPQVAVASTWSDLTPCNMHIKDLAEHARTGIEAGGGKPITFGTITVSDGISMGTKGMRYSLVSREVIADSIETVVAAEGFDGLVAIGGCDKNMPGCMIAIARLNRPSVFVYGGTILPGFHKEKAVDIVSIFEAVGQHARGDIDDAELKEVEENCIPGAGSCGGMYTANSMASTIEALGMSLPGSSAQLAVSKDKRADCEKAGAAVVAQIEKGIRPRDILTKKAFENAITVGIALGGSTNIVLHLLAIAHAAEVDITIDAFKEIGERIPLMCDVKPFGRYNMSHLIRIGGIRPLMKDLLDRGLLHGDCLTCTGQTLAESLADVQPYPTFPSEQDMVHPFEKPIKSSSHLRILSGNLAPTGAVGKITGKEGLYFKGTAKVYEGEEDALHGILRGDVVSGDVVVIRNEGPVGGPGMREMLSPTSAVAGRGLIKEVALITDGRFSGGSHGFDVGHITPEAANGGPIGIVKSGDTIEIDAVKNTISLLISDEEYIARMDAYTGKGSPEKRGILAKYAKTVASASEGAVTDKHL
- the scpB gene encoding SMC-Scp complex subunit ScpB — its product is MDFNIQNLLQALLLSTSESLSVDRIQRVLARYHEERAEDAEQIDDDSPQVPTMLTGAQVRETIDAIRAKYLEDGSVFRVIEGPEGYRFAVAPDYSEWIRLLRDQPRPLKLSPAAMETLAIIAYRQPVTRSEMETIRGVSIDSALHRLLDLELILAVGRAELPGRPIQYGTTPKFLEFTGIKSLEELPASDVVSPGQLNEWIRAAQNPEKVTDNDVGLGI
- the surE gene encoding 5'/3'-nucleotidase SurE, whose product is MTRPIALVTNDDSIVSPLLTPLVEMASTICDVYVVVPASEQSWIGRAFSRHHGIEVKRIDKFNVPTWTISGTPSDCANIGIHNLLPQKPDIVLSGINIGYNATSTFIYSSGTVAGALEGAFHSIPSIAFSKLLPEASYHSITESHRIEDSDVIAGIEIDRGYIPRLIESAMEAGPCFGRVWNVNFPEFTHQDSPFRYTQPAAVKPFSFFKVDADGHASFHFSTRDKEDLPEDSDIACIRRGAISVSALDFSHLSPAHPTDSSDPLNLHLLS